The Brevibacterium atlanticum genome segment GACATGCCCGGAGTGGAATCTCGGCGACCTCGTCGACCATATCGGCGCGACACAGCTCATGGTGGCCGTCCTCGTCGGCGAGAGGCTCACTGATCCGAGCAGTGCCTTCGAAGCCTACTCTCCGGCGCCGAGCGACTCCGCGCTCTGGCACGATTGGCTCGACACGATGACGTCCCGCGGATACTGGGAGAACGTCGCCGGTTTCGCCGAGGCGATGAGCGGTACCGGACAGACCTTCCGGTTCCGCGCGAGCGATACCGACGGCGACTGGATCGCCCGCCGAGAGGAGGACCGTATCGTGCTCGCACACGGTCCAGGCGCGACCGCAGAGTCCGCCGGTCCAGGTGCTGACGTGACCGTCGAGGGGCCGGCCGTCGAACTGATGCTCGTCATCAGCAGACGCCGCCCGCTCGCCTCGGCGCGCTCGCTCGTCGTCGACGGCGATCGGGCACTGATCGAGCACTGGATCGACCATATGGACTGGGTTGCAGCCTGACCCGTGTCCACGAGCAACCTCTTTGCGTACTTCGTCAGGTCCTCGTCGAGGTCGTCGAGGCGAGGTCATAATCGCCCGTGGGGCTGAACGTCTCCTCGTCGTCATCGAGGACGAGGATCTGTGCACTGGCGATGTCGTAGAACAGCCCAAGCACCTCGGTCTCGGGCAGCCTCGCACGAAGTCTCGCGACCTGCAGCGCCACATTCACCATCGCCAACTGGTCCGCTTCGGAGAAGCCCTGCTCCAGAGACGCCTCGGCGACCGGGTGGCCGGCACGCAGCGCCTCGAGTGCGGGATCAGCAGTCCGCAGCCATTGCCCAAGGGATCCAGACGAATCAGGCACCCCTGACAGCAGCCCTGCCATCGCTCCACAGCCGGAGTGTCCGCAGACGGCAATCAGCGGCACCTCCAATTGCGATGTCGCGAACTCGATCGCCGCCGAGGCGCCCGGGTCGGTGGCGAGGTTTCCGACATTCTGCACCGTAAACACGTCGCCCGGACCGCTGTGGGTGATCATATGGGGTACCACCCGAGAATCCGCGCAGGTGATGAGCATGGCACTCGGTTCCTGTCGGCCGGCCAGGCTCGACATCGTCGGGCGCATGACCTCCCGGACGTTCTCGTGATATGCGGCCACTCCCCGCAGCAGCCTGGTTCGACGTGGCATCGTACTGTGCTCGGTTCGCTGCCATTCACTCCACGTGTGGTAGGTCGGCCCTGGCGGGGCGCCGACGTTCGACTCCCCGGACTCGATGATCGTCACTTCCGCCGCCGAAGCCTCCTGCTTCGATTTCCAGGCATGCAGGTGCTCGAAGGCGGTGTGGTCAAGATAGTCAGTTGAGAGCACCACCGTGACATCGCATCCCGGAGGGATGGAGGCAAGGGTCTTCGACAGGCGCGGTACTGCCAAGAAGCTCAATGCACCCTCGATCGTCAGTCGGCGGCTGCCATCTGCGTTCGTCGCCAACTTCGTCCGCGATCGCACGCCTCGCACCAGCAGCAGCACGGCGGCCAGCAGAAGGCCGCACAGCACGCCCTCGAGGAGGTTGAGCACGGAGACACAGATGACGGTGACCACATACACCGCCAGCTCACCATGCGTGTATGCCGTACGCATGTCGGCTATCTTCACGAGACCGATGCCCATCATGATCAGCAGCCCGGCCAACGCGGCCATGGGGATGAGTTCGATGACGCCGACGAGCACGATCGAGAACAGCAGGATCCACACACCATGGAGGATGCCCGAGGCACGCGTCTGCGCGCCGGCCTTGACGTTCGTTGCCGAGCGCACGATGACACCGGTGATCGGCAGTCCGCCGATGAAACCGGAGACAACGTTTGCCGTTCCCTGACCGATGAGTTCGCGGTCGGTGTTCGTCTCGGTCCCCGGCCTCATCCGCTCGATCGCGACGGCCGAAAGCAATGACTCGACACTGGCGATGAGCGCGACGGTCAGCATGCCGAAGAGCACACCGCCCCACAGTCCCGAGTCAGGCAGCTCGGGCAGCGAGAGGGAGCCGAGGAGCGAACCGCCCAGTTGCACTCGGACCACATCGGCGAAGGCTATGGAGAGCAGCGTCGCCGCGATGATCGCCACGAGCGCGGCCGGAAGAACTCTGAGCTTTGCAGGCACTCGCGGCCACAACACCATGACGGCGATGACCGTGCCACCGAGGATGACGGCAGGCCAGGAGATTGCCGCGATCGCAGCGGGCAGTGCGGTGACCGAATCCACCGCCCCCGTCTCGGCCTCGCCGCCGAGCATGACGTTGAGCTGGCTGAGGGCAATAGTGAGGCCGATGCCCGCCAGCATGCCGTGGACGACGACGGGCGGGATGGCCTGGGCGAATCGGGAGAGACGGGTAAGGCCGAAGATGATCTGGATGATCCCAGCACCGAGCGTGATGAGGGTAGTGACCCGCCATCCATACTGTGCGACCATTTCGGCGACGATCACGGTCAGGCCCGCTGCGGGACCAGAGACCTGCAGCCGCGAGCCTCCCAGCGATCCGGCGACGATCGCGCCGACGGCCGCGGCGATCAGCCCGGCGGTGATGGGCGCTCCCGAAGCCACTGCAATACCAAGAGACAATGGCACGGCTACAAGGAAGACGACGATGGAGGCAGAGAAATCCGCCCGAGCGTGGGGAAAGAGCCGGCGAAAGAGGTTCGGGGAGGTGTCGGCCTCTGCGGGC includes the following:
- a CDS encoding maleylpyruvate isomerase N-terminal domain-containing protein encodes the protein MMDTPAYLNAVVGQTNTLAQWAADNDPTTPVPTCPEWNLGDLVDHIGATQLMVAVLVGERLTDPSSAFEAYSPAPSDSALWHDWLDTMTSRGYWENVAGFAEAMSGTGQTFRFRASDTDGDWIARREEDRIVLAHGPGATAESAGPGADVTVEGPAVELMLVISRRRPLASARSLVVDGDRALIEHWIDHMDWVAA
- a CDS encoding solute carrier family 23 protein, giving the protein MSPSRPFSSEISPAEADTSPNLFRRLFPHARADFSASIVVFLVAVPLSLGIAVASGAPITAGLIAAAVGAIVAGSLGGSRLQVSGPAAGLTVIVAEMVAQYGWRVTTLITLGAGIIQIIFGLTRLSRFAQAIPPVVVHGMLAGIGLTIALSQLNVMLGGEAETGAVDSVTALPAAIAAISWPAVILGGTVIAVMVLWPRVPAKLRVLPAALVAIIAATLLSIAFADVVRVQLGGSLLGSLSLPELPDSGLWGGVLFGMLTVALIASVESLLSAVAIERMRPGTETNTDRELIGQGTANVVSGFIGGLPITGVIVRSATNVKAGAQTRASGILHGVWILLFSIVLVGVIELIPMAALAGLLIMMGIGLVKIADMRTAYTHGELAVYVVTVICVSVLNLLEGVLCGLLLAAVLLLVRGVRSRTKLATNADGSRRLTIEGALSFLAVPRLSKTLASIPPGCDVTVVLSTDYLDHTAFEHLHAWKSKQEASAAEVTIIESGESNVGAPPGPTYHTWSEWQRTEHSTMPRRTRLLRGVAAYHENVREVMRPTMSSLAGRQEPSAMLITCADSRVVPHMITHSGPGDVFTVQNVGNLATDPGASAAIEFATSQLEVPLIAVCGHSGCGAMAGLLSGVPDSSGSLGQWLRTADPALEALRAGHPVAEASLEQGFSEADQLAMVNVALQVARLRARLPETEVLGLFYDIASAQILVLDDDEETFSPTGDYDLASTTSTRT